A part of Apostichopus japonicus isolate 1M-3 chromosome 10, ASM3797524v1, whole genome shotgun sequence genomic DNA contains:
- the LOC139974920 gene encoding uncharacterized protein: MVPAPTLSKNKQASVFHLLTMASPDGNRHEESSIVPQIQDTFMGKSYHNPARWQFKIFDPSKINGQNVSAMLSAYLYKGQSSDDTVESGLPRDESMEMQPPSDNGNPEAGEPAVTPSSLKRKVVEDLNDDQISQLQSPPRDKVQVLWIGHASLLIQMEGKNILTDPVFSDTVGMTNVLGYRRYRKPALDAEALTKLKIDIDIVLISHNHYDHLDKASVKKLAALKSASAIQWFVPMGLKKKFVEWGCKEDVVKECTWWGQSTACGMMLYFTPAKHWSARGPHDWYTSLWGSWIVKSERFTVFFAGDTGYQEEIFTDICERFGRVDVALLPIGAYEPRQMMKCQHINPEEAVKIHQHLQARKSIGIHWRTFKLSTEGVDQPITDLKKAMKEHRLDKNDFVTLEEDLMTTIDYAEKEEKDSKEKFRKCVCGNANRYKRYVNGGELLGVLCEKCGKEWLLERYVEDVSKVDGNSLLFEENIFYFHNAQFDHPPRERNTEQFTLETLKEGDHLVLSDCEETLSGHHEAIVETIHSESTLSVVSFRRTGPSEVTISRAKLDVSELKNAKVVTYASCDPTELVKARAFAWCDGCPQVANLFEFQCLARYCKCGSDEYFRNWWLVGVPFTNTLSRLVNHESWTVCKSPNTESSVSELREVKAVGALVEINKTSIILDLSNGRNGFDLSKNRVDDDFCEKLLVSLKENGEFDVSKTENNSLREYVIKIFKDSEVQVTFSVQCFKDGHKFHVAMGKFNNTSAGSSFGSLIQKFVKREDKTVKLKELQSGDHVVLTGSLLHPRCHAIVISVDSDAKQLRLIRSTYEKGVVEEWIKAPPQVLLVGADIAIDPDFLIQTARSKIGGKNDYNIVTNNCKHFVQWCKEQNQ, translated from the exons ATGGTCCCTGCCCCAACCCTCTCCAAAAACAAG CAAGCCTCAGTTTTTCACCTTTTGACCATGGCGTCACCAGATGGAAACAGACATGAGGAGTCCTCGATTGTGCCGCAGATCCAGGATACTTTCATGGGAAAAAGTTACCACAATCCTGCTAGATGGCAATTTAAAATTTTTGATCCATCTAAAATAAATGGCCAAAATGTTTCGGCAATGTTGAGTGCATACCTTTATAAG GGTCAAAGTTCAGATGATACTGTGGAATCGGGACTTCCTAGAGATGAGAGTATGGAAATGCAGCCTCCGAGTGATAATGGTAACCCAGAGGCTGGAGAACCAGCAGTGACTCCATCTTCTCTGAAGCGGAAGGTAGTAGAAGATCTCAACGATGACCAAATCAGCCAATTACAAAGTCCTCCACGAGATAAAGTTCAGGTTCTGTGGATAGGCCATGCTTCTCTACTGATACAAATGGAAGGAAAGAATATCCTAACAGACCCGGTGTTCAGCGATACAGTCGGTATGACTAATGTCTTAGGGTATCGGCGATACCGGAAGCCGGCTCTCGACGCCGAAGCTTTGACCAAACTCAAAATTGACATTGACATTGTGTTAATAAGTCACAATCATTACGACCATTTGGACAAAGCAAGTGTGAAGAAACTGGCAGCTCTCAAGTCAGCATCAGCCATACAGTGGTTTGTCCCAATGGGTCTCAAGAAGAAATTTGTGGAATGGGGTTGTAAAGAGGATGTTGTCAAGGAATGCACGTGGTGGGGGCAATCGACGGCGTGTGGCATGATGTTATACTTCACCCCAGCCAAGCACTGGAGTGCGAGAGGTCCTCATGATTGGTACACCTCCCTCTGGGGATCGTGGATCGTAAAGAGCGAGAGGTTCACCGTCTTCTTTGCGGGTGACACAGGGTACCAAGAGGAGATCTTTACCGATATCTGTGAGAGGTTTGGAAGAGTAGATGTGGCGTTACTTCCAATCGGAGCATATGAACCAAG GCAAATGATGAAATGCCAACACATAAACCCTGAGGAAGCCGTGAAAATTCACCAACACCTCCAAGCAAGGAAGTCGATCGGGATTCACTGGCGCACTTTTAAGCTTAGCACTGAG GGAGTGGATCAACCAATCACAGACTTGAAAAAAGCAATGAAAGAACACCGCCTCGATAAAAACGATTTTGTAACCTTGGAGGAAGATTTGATGACGACTATCGATTACGCTGAGAAGGAAGAGAAAG ATAGCAAAGAAAAGTTCAGAAAATGTGTTTGTGGCAACGCCAACAGATACAAAAGATATGTAAACGGTGGCGAGCTGTTGGGGGTTTTGTGCGagaaatgtggcaaggaatggTTACTTGAGCGATACGTAGAAGATGTTTCAAAGGTTGATGGAAATAGCCTTCTGTTTGAAGAGAATATATTCTACTTCCACAATGCCCAGTTTGACCACCCACCCAGAGAAAGAAATACAGAACAGTTCACATTAGAAACGTTAAAAGAAGGGGATCACCTAGTTCTTTCTGACTGTGAGGAAACTCTGTCGGGTCACCATGAGGCCATCGTTGAAACCATTCACTCTGAGTCCACCCTGTCGGTCGTTTCGTTCCGCCGAACTGGTCCAAGTGAAGTTACGATTAGCCGTGCTAAGCTCGACGTTTCTGAGCTAAAGAATGCAAAGGTTGTGACGTACGCCAGTTGTGATCCCACAGAATTGGTGAAAGCTAGAGCGTTTGCTTGGTGCGACGGTTGTCCGCAGGTAGCAAACTTATTTGAATTTCAGTGCCTTGCCAGATACTGTAAGTGCGGTTCCGATGAATATTTCCGAAACTGGTGGTTAGTCGGCGTGCCGTTTACAAACACCCTTAGCCGATTGGTAAATCATGAATCGTGGACTGTCTGTAAAAGCCCAAATACAGAAAGCTCTGTCAGCGAATTACGTGAAGTGAAAGCAGTGGGTGCCCTAGTAGAAATAAACAAGACCAGCATTATTCTTGATCTAAGCAATGGGAGGAACGGTTTTGATCTatccaaaaatcgtgttgacgACGATTTCTGTGAAAAGCTTCTGGTCAGTCTTAAAGAAAACGGAGAATTTGATGTGTCgaaaacagaaaacaacagCCTGAGGGAATACGTAATAAAGATCTTTAAAGATTCGGAGGTTCAAGTTACTTTCTCTGTTCAGTGTTTCAAAGACGGCCACAAATTTCATGTTGCCATGGGGAAGTTCAACAATACGTCAGCTGGATCGTCGTTCGGTAGCTTGATTCAGAAGTTTGTCAAGCGGGAAGACAAAACGGTGAAGCTGAAAGAACTCCAGAGCGGAGATCACGTGGTGTTAACCGGATCCCTTTTACATCCAAGATGTCATGCCATAGTCATATCCGTTGATTCAGATGCAAAGCAGTTGAGGTTAATCCGCAGTACATACGAGAAGGGTGTGGTCGAAGAGTGGATAAAAGCACCGCCCCAGGTTTTACTTG